Sequence from the Deinococcus yavapaiensis KR-236 genome:
GCAACGGAATCAGCCACACCACGATCACGCCGACGATGATGTGCAAGGGGGCGGTGGCGAGGGCGAATCCCTCGTGAAGCGGCTGGATGAATTGCGGGAGGGTGCTGAGGACGGCGAAGGTGACGCCGACCGCACGGAAGATCAGGGTGGCGTTCGTGACACGACGGGCCAATCGCTGATACAGCAGTGCGCCGATCAAGGCCGGAAGGATGGCTGTCACGGTGATGGACAAGAGGTTGAGCTCCTCATAGGCGCGTCCGGTGACGGCGACCGACGCGTAGTACCACGCGTTGGCGACGATAGCGGCAACGACGCCTGCGATCAGACCCGCGCGCAGGGCGGTCGGGATTGCGGGAACGGTGGTTGTCTGAGCGGTCTGGGTCATACTGGTCTCCTCGGGTTGAATGCACGTCACTCGTTTGGATGAGCCGCGCGACCAGGGGTCCTTTCGGAAGCGGATTCAATCGCGGTCACTGATTAGCCGGCTAAGAATAAGTTAGCCGGCTAATCTAAATTTGTCAAGTCCAGATCGCCGTGAGGTTGAGAGACGAAAAGTGAATAGCCAGGCGGCCCCCAAATGAGGGCGGAACCTTCCGATTCGTACAAGGCGGTCCGTGCATTCGGCAAGGTCGCGGCGGTCACCGTGGCGGACAGCACGCCCGAGCCGAGCACCACGCCGATCTAAGGTAAAAATACAGGCGGTCAAGGAGAAAGCACGCCGAGGCGCGAAGGATCATCGACGCGGCGCCAATTCACGACACCTCGAAAGGTAGGATGCTCATGGACCTCTTCGTCTTCCGCCCCCTCTGGGGCGTCGCGACGCCCCTACGTGACGCGCTTCCCGCCTTCCGCGCCCAAGGATACCGAGGCGTGGAAGCACCCCTCCCGGACGTGGCGCACGCCTCGGGCTTCAAGGCACTCGTGCGCGAGCACGACCTCGAATACATCCCGCTGATCTTCACCAGCGATCTCGGCGACGGGGCCCCCAACTTCAAGGCGCATTTGGACAGCTTCCAGCGGGAACTCGACGTGGCGTTGACCTTCGCGCCGACCCTCGTGAACGTGCACGCGGGCGTCGATCATTGGAGCGAACGTGAAGCGGACGCGTTCTTCGCGGGCGCGCTCGACGTCGAGCGCAACGCTCCCGTGCCCGTCGCGTTCGAGACGCATCGTGGCCGCACGCTCTTCACGCCTTGGGCCACGCGCAGGCTCGTCGAGACCTTCCCGGACTTGCGCCTCACCGCCGACTTCAGCCACTGGGTGTGCGTGTGCGAGCGTCTCCTCGACGATCAACTCGACACGTTTCACCGAATCGCACCGCACGTCGTGCACATTCATGCGCGCGTCGGCTTCGAGGAAGGACCGCAAGTCTCCGATCCACGCGCGCCCGAGTTCGACCTTCACCTGAAAACGCACGAACGGTGGTGGACCCTCGTGTGGGAAGCGCAACGAGCGCGAGGCGCGCAGCGCTCGACGCTCACGCCCGAGTTCGGCCCACCGCCGTACCAACCGGTCTTGCCGTACACGCGGGCGCCCGTCGCCCCGCTCGCCGACATCTGTGATTGGATGGCGAACCGTCAAGCCGAGCGGTTCGCGAACTTCGAGCGCGCTCGAATCCCGTGACGAAGGTCGGCCTACAACCGGGAATCGGAGTGCTACGGTGATCTTCCATGTCCAGGTACCACTTCGAAACCGCGAGGACCAGGACGCCTTGTGGATCACGACGTCGATCCTCGGCGAGGCTCCTTCGAACTATCCTGGCAGCACTCGGAGGAAGCCGCGCCGAATTTGGCGAAATCGCGTGTGCCGCGCTCGTTTCGAGCTGTGAAAGCGGCCGTGCGCCCGAGGAACGTCTCCTGGTAGGAAGTGCACGTTCCGAGATGTCCGGCGACCGCTCGGTGCGGCGCGGCGCGGTGAACCTCCGGTGTCGAGCCGGGCGGCGTCTCATCGATGCGAGGCCGTCATGATCTCGGCTTGGCGGGCGGCCCTGCCGTTCGCCTTCGTGCTGTTGTGGAGTACCGGATTCGTCGGCGCGAAGCTGGGGTTTCCGTACGCGGAACCGTTCACGTTCTTGAGCATTCGCTACGCCCTCACGGTGCTGTTGCTGCTGGTCATCGCGTTCGTCACTCGCACCGCCTGGCCGCGCGGCTGGCGCGAGGTGGGGCACATCGCGCTCAGCGGCCTCCTTCTGCACGCCCTTTACCTCAGCGGCACGTGGTACAGCATCTACCTGGGCCTTCCGGCGGGCGTCGCCGCGCTCATCGGGGGGTTGCAGCCGATCCTCACGGCGGCGATCTCCCCGCTGTTCGGCGACCGCGTCACGCCACGGGTTTGGGGGGGATTGCTGCTCGGGTTGAGCGGCGTGACGCTGGTCGTGATCGAGAAGCTACTGCTCGCGCAGCACCAGCCGCTCGCCGCTGGCGCTCTGCTCGCCTCGGGCATCGGACTTCTGTCCACCACGGTGGGCACGCTGCATCAAAAGCACTTCTCCGCGCGGATGCCATTGGTGAGCGGCACGATCGTTCAGTACGCCGCGACCCTCGTGGTGGTGTGGCCCGCCGCATTGATGTTCGAGAGCAGGCGAATCATCTGGTCGGGGTCGTTCGTCTTCGCGCTGAGCTGGCTGATCTTGGCGCTCTC
This genomic interval carries:
- a CDS encoding sugar phosphate isomerase/epimerase family protein; the protein is MDLFVFRPLWGVATPLRDALPAFRAQGYRGVEAPLPDVAHASGFKALVREHDLEYIPLIFTSDLGDGAPNFKAHLDSFQRELDVALTFAPTLVNVHAGVDHWSEREADAFFAGALDVERNAPVPVAFETHRGRTLFTPWATRRLVETFPDLRLTADFSHWVCVCERLLDDQLDTFHRIAPHVVHIHARVGFEEGPQVSDPRAPEFDLHLKTHERWWTLVWEAQRARGAQRSTLTPEFGPPPYQPVLPYTRAPVAPLADICDWMANRQAERFANFERARIP
- a CDS encoding DUF6069 family protein; this encodes MTQTAQTTTVPAIPTALRAGLIAGVVAAIVANAWYYASVAVTGRAYEELNLLSITVTAILPALIGALLYQRLARRVTNATLIFRAVGVTFAVLSTLPQFIQPLHEGFALATAPLHIIVGVIVVWLIPLLAPSGRHAK
- a CDS encoding DMT family transporter; the protein is MISAWRAALPFAFVLLWSTGFVGAKLGFPYAEPFTFLSIRYALTVLLLLVIAFVTRTAWPRGWREVGHIALSGLLLHALYLSGTWYSIYLGLPAGVAALIGGLQPILTAAISPLFGDRVTPRVWGGLLLGLSGVTLVVIEKLLLAQHQPLAAGALLASGIGLLSTTVGTLHQKHFSARMPLVSGTIVQYAATLVVVWPAALMFESRRIIWSGSFVFALSWLILALSVGAVFLLLYLLRSRSTTRVTSLLYLVPPATAVEAYLLFHETLGLGAVVGMLVVAGGVWLVATDRKAT